A window from Flavobacterium gyeonganense encodes these proteins:
- the pdhA gene encoding pyruvate dehydrogenase (acetyl-transferring) E1 component subunit alpha: protein MKEVTKEVYLKWYEDMLLWRKFEDKLAALYIQQKVRGFLHLYNGQEAVLAGALHAMDLTKDKMITAYRNHVQPIGMGVDPRRVMAELLGKATGTSKGMGGSMHIFSKEHRFYGGHGIVGGQIPVGAGLAFADKYFETGGVTMTYFGDGAARQGSLHEAFNMAMLWKLPVVFIVENNGYAMGTSVERTANHTDIWKLGLGYEMPCGPVDGMNPVKVAEAMHEAIERARRGDGPTFLEMKTYRYRGHSMSDAQLYRSKEEVEEYRKIDPITQVLDVIMDQKYATQEEIDVIDQRVKDLVEECQKFAEESPYPDLQQLYDVVYAQEDYPFTPHKL, encoded by the coding sequence ATGAAAGAAGTTACAAAAGAGGTTTACTTAAAGTGGTATGAAGACATGCTGCTTTGGAGAAAGTTTGAAGACAAACTTGCAGCATTATACATCCAACAAAAAGTCAGAGGATTTCTTCACCTCTACAATGGTCAGGAAGCAGTATTAGCCGGAGCTTTACATGCTATGGATTTGACTAAAGACAAAATGATTACTGCATACAGAAATCACGTTCAGCCAATTGGTATGGGAGTTGACCCAAGACGTGTTATGGCCGAGCTTTTAGGAAAAGCAACAGGAACATCTAAAGGTATGGGAGGTTCTATGCACATTTTCTCAAAAGAGCATCGTTTTTACGGAGGTCACGGAATCGTTGGTGGACAAATTCCGGTAGGAGCTGGTTTAGCTTTCGCAGATAAATATTTTGAAACTGGTGGTGTAACTATGACCTATTTTGGTGACGGAGCTGCAAGACAAGGTTCTTTACACGAAGCTTTCAACATGGCGATGTTATGGAAATTACCAGTTGTATTTATCGTTGAAAACAATGGTTACGCAATGGGAACTTCTGTAGAAAGAACTGCAAACCACACTGACATCTGGAAATTAGGTTTAGGCTATGAAATGCCTTGCGGACCTGTTGATGGAATGAATCCTGTAAAAGTTGCCGAAGCAATGCACGAAGCTATCGAAAGAGCGCGTCGTGGAGACGGACCAACTTTCCTTGAAATGAAAACATACCGTTACAGAGGGCATTCGATGTCTGATGCTCAATTATACCGTTCTAAAGAAGAAGTTGAAGAGTACAGAAAAATTGACCCAATTACTCAGGTTCTTGATGTAATTATGGATCAAAAATATGCTACACAAGAAGAAATCGATGTAATTGACCAAAGAGTTAAAGACTTGGTTGAAGAGTGTCAGAAATTCGCTGAAGAATCTCCATACCCAGACTTACAACAATTATACGATGTAGTATACGCACAAGAAGACTATCCATTTACACCTCATAAACTATAA
- a CDS encoding pyruvate dehydrogenase complex dihydrolipoamide acetyltransferase produces MAIKVTMPRLSDTMTEGTVATWLKKVGDKISEGDILAEIETDKATMEFESFNEGTLLHIGIQAGETAPVDSLLAIIGNEGEDISALLAGGDAPAAEAPKADAPAAEAKTETADPAKAAAELPKGVVVVTMPRLSDTMTEGTVATWLKKVGDAVAEGDILAEIETDKATMEFESFNAGTLLYIGIQEGNTAPVDSLLAIIGPAGTDISGIAENYTAGGGAATSAPAAEETKAAPAAEKAPEAVADNSNGRVLASPLAKKIASDKGIQLSQVKGSGENGRIVKSDIENFTPSAQAQTAASAPAAKQEASAPAAPKVFVPAGEVYTEEIKNSQMRKIIAKRLAESLFTAPHYNLVIEVSMDEAMQARAAINSVPDTKVSFNDMVIKACALALKKHPKINSTWKEDAIIINHHVNIGVAVAVEDGLVVPVLKFTDAMSLSQIGGSVRDLAGRAKNKKLGPQEMEGSTFTVSNLGMFGITEFNSIINQPNSAILSVGAIVEKPVVKNGQIVVGNTMMLSLACDHRTIDGATGAQFLQTLKQYIESPVTMLA; encoded by the coding sequence ATGGCTATAAAAGTAACAATGCCTCGCTTGAGCGATACTATGACGGAAGGAACGGTAGCGACTTGGTTAAAAAAAGTAGGCGATAAAATTAGCGAAGGAGATATCCTTGCTGAAATTGAAACAGACAAAGCAACTATGGAGTTCGAATCTTTTAACGAAGGAACTCTTTTACATATTGGAATTCAGGCTGGAGAAACTGCTCCCGTTGATTCATTATTAGCCATCATTGGTAACGAAGGGGAAGATATTTCTGCTCTTTTAGCTGGTGGTGACGCTCCTGCTGCTGAAGCTCCAAAAGCAGATGCTCCTGCTGCTGAAGCAAAAACAGAAACTGCTGATCCTGCTAAAGCTGCAGCTGAATTACCAAAAGGGGTTGTAGTGGTAACTATGCCTCGTTTGAGCGATACTATGACTGAAGGAACAGTTGCAACATGGTTGAAAAAAGTAGGTGATGCTGTTGCTGAAGGCGATATTTTAGCAGAAATTGAAACAGACAAAGCGACAATGGAGTTTGAGTCTTTCAATGCTGGTACTTTATTATACATCGGAATTCAGGAAGGTAATACTGCGCCTGTTGACAGCTTATTAGCTATCATCGGACCAGCAGGAACTGATATTTCCGGAATTGCTGAAAATTATACTGCCGGAGGTGGTGCAGCTACAAGTGCTCCTGCTGCTGAAGAAACAAAAGCTGCTCCTGCTGCTGAAAAAGCACCTGAAGCTGTAGCTGACAATTCAAACGGAAGAGTTTTGGCTTCACCATTGGCTAAGAAAATTGCTTCTGACAAAGGAATCCAATTATCTCAGGTTAAAGGTTCCGGAGAAAACGGACGTATCGTAAAAAGCGATATCGAAAACTTCACTCCATCTGCTCAAGCACAAACTGCTGCTTCTGCACCAGCTGCTAAACAAGAAGCGTCTGCTCCTGCTGCTCCAAAAGTATTTGTTCCTGCCGGAGAAGTTTACACAGAAGAGATCAAAAATTCTCAAATGCGTAAAATCATTGCAAAACGTTTGGCAGAATCTTTATTTACAGCACCTCACTACAACTTAGTGATCGAAGTAAGTATGGACGAAGCAATGCAGGCAAGAGCTGCTATCAACAGCGTTCCAGATACAAAAGTATCTTTCAACGATATGGTAATCAAAGCTTGTGCTTTAGCATTGAAAAAACACCCAAAAATCAACTCTACTTGGAAAGAAGATGCAATTATCATCAACCACCACGTAAATATTGGTGTTGCCGTAGCTGTTGAAGACGGATTAGTTGTTCCTGTATTGAAATTTACTGATGCTATGAGTTTATCTCAAATCGGCGGAAGCGTAAGAGACCTTGCAGGAAGAGCTAAAAACAAAAAATTAGGACCTCAGGAAATGGAAGGAAGTACTTTTACAGTATCTAACCTTGGTATGTTTGGTATTACTGAATTCAATTCAATTATCAACCAGCCAAACTCTGCAATCCTTTCTGTAGGTGCAATTGTTGAGAAACCAGTAGTTAAAAACGGCCAAATTGTAGTTGGAAACACCATGATGCTATCATTGGCTTGTGACCACAGAACTATTGACGGTGCAACTGGAGCTCAGTTCTTACAAACATTAAAACAATACATCGAAAGCCCAGTTACTATGCTGGCGTAA
- a CDS encoding tRNA-(ms[2]io[6]A)-hydroxylase, protein MLGLKLATDPRWVNIVESNIEEILTDHAWCEQKAASNAISLVTYNSELEELVTEMLIIAREELEHLQMVHNLIKKRGLTLGRERKDHYVNELFKFMKKDGSRKDALCDRLLFSAMIEARSCERFKVLSENIKDQELAKFYRDLMISEAGHYTTFLGFARKYADNVDVDKRWAAWIEYEGSIITNYGKNETVHG, encoded by the coding sequence ATGTTAGGATTAAAATTAGCCACAGATCCTCGTTGGGTAAATATCGTTGAATCCAATATAGAAGAAATTTTAACGGATCATGCCTGGTGTGAGCAAAAAGCAGCTTCAAACGCTATAAGCTTAGTTACGTATAACTCTGAATTAGAGGAATTGGTAACAGAAATGCTTATTATTGCCAGAGAAGAACTGGAACACCTGCAAATGGTTCACAATTTAATAAAGAAAAGAGGCCTGACTTTGGGACGTGAAAGAAAGGATCATTATGTAAATGAGCTTTTTAAATTCATGAAAAAAGATGGAAGCCGTAAAGATGCTCTTTGCGATCGCTTATTATTTTCAGCAATGATAGAAGCCAGAAGCTGCGAACGTTTTAAAGTTCTTTCTGAAAATATAAAAGACCAGGAATTAGCCAAATTTTATCGCGACCTGATGATTTCGGAGGCAGGGCATTACACCACCTTTTTAGGATTCGCCAGAAAATATGCTGACAATGTAGATGTAGACAAACGATGGGCAGCATGGATCGAGTATGAAGGTTCCATTATTACCAATTACGGAAAAAACGAAACTGTTCACGGATAA
- a CDS encoding hydrolase/aminopeptidase: protein MQIKKKPFLFSQGESIWSRTWIPCQDTPGVRFTYNAKVTVPKDLLAVMSAVNPQKKNDTGIYTFKQDKAIPSYLMAIAVGDIEFQAIDNRTGVYAEPSMLKKSAWEFAELGKMVVAAEKLYGPYRWGRYDVLVLPPSFPYGGMENPNLTFLTPGVIAGDRSLTSLLAHELGHSWSGNLVTNATWDDIWLNEGFTTYVEHRIGEAIFGKKEFEMQNVITNKELTDNVAEYGDTSPDTRLKVSLKGRNPDDGISMIPYVKGYAFLRVIESAVGREKFDPFIKNYFDSHAFQSITTEDFVKYINENLIKGDKALADKIKLEDWIYKPGIPSNILPVSSPDFDAIDAIQKSWRETGVAGLNKKITTTAEKQHFIDNLPADITVVEMEAIDKEFNFTKGGNFIIKRQWFVQALIHKYKPAYPAIEQFLIGISRTGSVMMLYKEMAKTPEGKVWAKKVFDKAKSGYHATTIQAVEGVLK, encoded by the coding sequence CTGCAGATAAAAAAGAAACCTTTTTTATTCTCTCAGGGAGAAAGCATTTGGTCCCGTACCTGGATTCCGTGCCAGGATACACCGGGCGTTCGTTTTACCTATAATGCAAAAGTTACGGTACCTAAAGATTTATTAGCCGTAATGAGTGCCGTAAATCCGCAGAAGAAAAATGATACCGGAATTTATACTTTTAAACAAGATAAAGCAATTCCGTCTTATTTAATGGCGATTGCGGTTGGGGATATTGAATTTCAAGCAATCGATAACAGAACAGGGGTTTACGCAGAGCCATCAATGCTTAAAAAATCGGCTTGGGAATTTGCTGAACTCGGAAAAATGGTTGTCGCTGCCGAAAAACTTTACGGACCTTATCGTTGGGGCCGCTACGATGTTTTAGTTTTACCGCCAAGTTTTCCTTATGGCGGAATGGAAAATCCAAACCTGACTTTCTTAACCCCGGGCGTTATTGCTGGAGATCGTTCGCTGACAAGTTTATTAGCACACGAATTGGGCCATAGCTGGAGTGGTAACTTAGTTACGAATGCAACCTGGGATGATATTTGGCTAAATGAAGGTTTTACCACTTATGTAGAACACCGAATTGGAGAAGCAATTTTCGGGAAGAAAGAATTTGAAATGCAAAATGTTATCACCAATAAAGAATTAACAGATAATGTAGCAGAATATGGCGATACAAGTCCCGATACAAGGCTAAAAGTAAGTTTAAAGGGTAGAAATCCAGACGACGGAATCAGTATGATTCCTTATGTAAAAGGATATGCTTTTTTAAGAGTTATCGAAAGTGCTGTTGGAAGAGAAAAATTTGATCCGTTTATTAAAAATTATTTTGATTCTCATGCTTTTCAATCTATTACAACAGAAGATTTTGTAAAATACATCAATGAGAATCTTATCAAAGGCGATAAAGCTTTAGCTGATAAAATTAAATTAGAAGACTGGATTTACAAACCGGGAATTCCATCAAACATACTTCCTGTAAGTTCTCCTGATTTTGATGCAATTGACGCGATTCAAAAAAGCTGGAGAGAAACTGGCGTTGCAGGATTAAATAAAAAAATTACGACAACTGCAGAAAAACAGCATTTCATAGATAATCTTCCAGCGGATATTACAGTTGTAGAAATGGAAGCTATTGATAAAGAATTCAACTTTACAAAAGGCGGGAATTTCATTATCAAACGTCAATGGTTTGTTCAGGCATTAATTCACAAATACAAGCCGGCTTATCCTGCAATTGAGCAATTTTTAATCGGAATAAGCAGAACCGGATCTGTAATGATGCTTTATAAAGAAATGGCTAAGACTCCTGAAGGTAAAGTTTGGGCTAAAAAAGTATTTGATAAAGCAAAATCTGGTTATCACGCAACGACTATTCAGGCTGTTGAAGGGGTTTTGAAATAA
- a CDS encoding helix-turn-helix domain-containing protein: MSSQNVYTLINPKTGNLAFKILPFEDNIHFDHLQRNNYYSLIWVTKGKGKVKADFAEHHFEENSLLAFSPYQPFMLCVSEPIEGIAIHFHPDFYCIHMHQKEVSCNGVLFNNIYQPPYVKVTEQAELTFNMVIDQMKAEIQNAELAQYELLISYLKIFLITASRLKTEQLEEEMNAVPNAKEPMILQNLKDAIELNFKTKHSAGNYADLLNISPKALAKLSKNYFNKTLTNLISERIIIEAKRELYLTSKTVKEIAYELGYDDEHYFSRFFKTNADVSPQMYRETVGFGKMDA, encoded by the coding sequence ATGAGTTCTCAAAATGTTTACACTTTAATAAATCCGAAAACCGGAAATTTAGCATTCAAAATTCTTCCATTTGAAGATAACATTCATTTTGATCATTTACAGCGCAATAATTATTACTCTTTAATTTGGGTGACTAAAGGAAAAGGGAAAGTCAAAGCCGATTTTGCAGAACATCATTTTGAAGAAAACTCACTCCTCGCCTTTTCTCCTTATCAGCCTTTTATGCTTTGTGTAAGCGAGCCAATTGAAGGAATCGCGATTCATTTTCATCCTGATTTTTATTGCATCCATATGCATCAAAAAGAAGTTTCATGCAATGGTGTTTTGTTCAACAATATTTATCAGCCGCCTTATGTAAAAGTTACGGAGCAAGCTGAATTAACTTTTAATATGGTTATCGACCAAATGAAAGCCGAGATTCAAAATGCTGAATTGGCGCAATACGAACTACTGATTTCTTATTTGAAAATCTTTTTAATTACTGCTTCAAGATTAAAAACCGAACAATTAGAAGAAGAAATGAATGCTGTTCCTAATGCCAAAGAACCTATGATTCTCCAAAATCTGAAAGATGCGATTGAACTCAATTTTAAAACCAAACATTCAGCAGGAAATTATGCTGATTTACTGAATATTTCTCCCAAAGCCCTGGCAAAACTATCCAAGAATTATTTCAATAAAACGTTAACCAATTTAATTTCGGAAAGAATTATTATCGAAGCCAAAAGAGAGTTATACCTGACCAGTAAAACCGTCAAAGAAATTGCATACGAACTGGGCTATGATGACGAGCATTACTTCAGCCGTTTCTTTAAAACCAATGCCGATGTTTCACCTCAAATGTATCGCGAGACAGTTGGTTTTGGAAAAATGGACGCTTAA
- a CDS encoding carboxymuconolactone decarboxylase family protein, whose product MTRLTALNPEEVTGKTKDLFNAVQAKLGVVPNMMRTMGNSPAVLEGYLNLSGALSHGKLSAKIGELIALAVSESNSCDYCLAAHTFIGEKLIKADPEVLKAARTGNSADAKTEAILQLAKTLISKNGLVNDEDVNKAKNAGVADAEIAETIAHVALNVLTNYFNNVANTEIDFPAI is encoded by the coding sequence ATGACACGATTAACAGCATTAAACCCGGAAGAAGTAACAGGAAAAACTAAAGATTTGTTCAACGCTGTACAAGCAAAATTAGGAGTTGTTCCGAACATGATGAGAACAATGGGAAACTCTCCTGCAGTTCTGGAAGGATATTTGAACTTAAGCGGCGCTTTAAGCCACGGAAAATTAAGCGCGAAAATAGGAGAATTAATCGCCTTGGCAGTTTCAGAAAGCAACTCTTGTGATTACTGTTTAGCAGCTCACACTTTTATTGGAGAAAAATTAATTAAAGCAGATCCGGAAGTTTTAAAAGCAGCAAGAACAGGAAACTCTGCTGATGCTAAAACAGAAGCTATTTTACAATTAGCTAAAACATTAATCAGCAAAAATGGTTTAGTAAATGATGAAGATGTAAACAAAGCTAAAAATGCAGGAGTTGCAGATGCTGAAATCGCTGAAACTATTGCTCACGTCGCTTTGAATGTGCTGACAAATTATTTCAACAATGTCGCAAATACTGAAATTGACTTTCCAGCAATTTAA
- a CDS encoding AsmA family protein, with translation MSKNKTKSILLKIAKYSGITFVVVLVLLFLTPIVFADKIKEQIKKTANEKLSAELNYSDVSLSFFHHFPSLTLTLNDLHLNGSAPYKNEKFITAKEVSFGINVASLIFSKTVKIDQIYLSDSFINVKVNPKGEANYNIYKSSSQQQKSKDSSDTALKLERIEILNSKIIYDDQSTKVHFDALGFNYLGKGDLNKDVFDLYSKAKIEKLNIVYEDEPYLMNKKIDADLITKVNVNSLSFYFQQNNLKINQLLVDFKGKFDFLKDGYNMDFVIKSDNSDLYDIFTAFPPKYITWLSKTELKGKTNLLFTLKGNYIASQNIAPDLNLDVKIDNGFVNYDKSAFPVSDLNLDIKTKIPSLNPDLLIVDAKNLSLNINKDYLKSKFYIKGANTPDINGDFKTKIDLDKLSHALGIPGITLKGTLTGDIKTNGKFDQKNRLFPTTKGFIDLNNGYVKTKYYPNPITNIVVKTTIDNQKGTFDDLKVKLKPAQFTFEGKPVFVSADLNNFDDLHYDIRAKGELDVNKIYKVFSTKGLDLDGFIKADLALKGKQSDATKGNYSKLSNKGTLELRNIGIASEYLPKKFIIKEGIFKINQDKMSFNNFLAAYGQSDFKMNGYLQNVFNYAITKTGILKGSFTVSARYINVDEFMSTTETNKSASKNPVPQTETKPVTTHQTGVIIIPANLNLQLMTNAQKVYFDKLNLQNARGNLSMKNGKLNMRNTGFNLIGCNVSMNGSYESVTPQKANFDYAITASDFDIKRAYNEIEVFRKMASAAEKAQGIVSLDYKLKGRLNGSMEPVYSSLAGGGTLSVKDVKIRGLKMFNAVSKKTSSEAIKNPDVSRVDIKSTIKNNIMTVERFKFKFAGFRPRIEGTTSLDGKLNLKMRLGLPPLGIFGIPLTVTGTQNNPKVKVGRHTEDLEETQDTE, from the coding sequence ATGTCAAAAAACAAAACTAAATCTATCTTATTAAAAATTGCCAAATATTCCGGAATAACGTTTGTGGTTGTTTTGGTATTACTTTTTTTGACACCTATTGTTTTTGCCGATAAAATCAAGGAACAAATTAAAAAGACTGCGAATGAAAAACTGAGCGCAGAACTGAATTATTCTGATGTTTCACTTTCTTTTTTTCATCATTTTCCTTCGTTAACTTTGACTTTAAATGATTTACATCTAAATGGATCAGCGCCTTATAAAAATGAAAAATTCATAACAGCCAAAGAAGTTTCTTTTGGAATCAATGTTGCGAGTCTTATATTTAGCAAGACCGTAAAAATCGATCAGATTTATTTATCGGATTCCTTTATTAATGTAAAAGTGAATCCAAAAGGAGAGGCAAATTACAACATTTATAAATCTTCTTCACAACAGCAAAAATCAAAAGACAGTTCAGATACTGCTTTAAAGCTGGAGAGAATTGAAATTTTGAACAGCAAAATCATTTACGACGACCAGTCAACCAAAGTGCATTTTGACGCTTTAGGATTTAACTATCTAGGAAAAGGAGATTTAAACAAGGATGTTTTCGATTTATATTCAAAAGCCAAAATTGAAAAACTAAATATTGTTTATGAAGATGAACCGTATTTAATGAACAAAAAGATAGATGCTGATTTGATTACGAAAGTAAATGTAAACTCTTTGTCTTTTTATTTCCAGCAAAATAACTTAAAAATCAATCAGCTTTTGGTTGATTTCAAAGGAAAATTCGACTTTTTGAAAGATGGCTACAATATGGACTTTGTTATTAAATCTGACAATAGCGATTTGTATGATATTTTCACTGCATTTCCACCAAAATATATTACCTGGCTTTCTAAAACCGAATTAAAAGGAAAAACCAATTTGCTTTTTACCCTGAAAGGAAATTATATTGCTTCCCAAAACATTGCCCCGGATTTAAATTTAGATGTAAAAATCGATAACGGATTTGTAAATTATGACAAAAGTGCTTTTCCGGTTTCAGATTTAAATTTGGACATTAAAACGAAAATCCCTTCTTTAAACCCGGATCTTTTAATTGTTGATGCTAAAAATTTGTCTTTAAACATCAATAAAGATTATCTAAAATCAAAATTTTATATAAAAGGAGCGAACACACCTGATATAAATGGTGATTTTAAAACCAAAATTGATCTTGACAAATTAAGCCACGCTTTAGGAATTCCAGGAATCACCTTAAAAGGCACATTGACCGGAGACATTAAAACCAATGGAAAATTTGATCAAAAAAACAGACTCTTTCCAACTACAAAAGGTTTTATTGATTTAAATAATGGATATGTTAAAACCAAATATTACCCAAATCCAATTACAAATATTGTTGTAAAAACTACAATTGACAATCAAAAAGGCACTTTTGATGATTTAAAAGTGAAACTAAAACCTGCTCAGTTTACTTTTGAAGGAAAACCTGTTTTTGTATCAGCAGACCTGAACAATTTTGATGATTTACATTATGATATAAGAGCTAAAGGAGAGCTTGATGTTAATAAAATATACAAAGTCTTTTCTACAAAAGGTCTTGATTTGGATGGATTTATAAAAGCTGATCTGGCTTTAAAAGGAAAACAAAGTGATGCAACAAAAGGAAATTACAGCAAACTTAGCAATAAGGGAACACTTGAATTACGAAACATCGGAATTGCATCAGAATATCTTCCTAAAAAATTCATCATTAAAGAAGGTATTTTTAAAATCAATCAGGACAAAATGTCCTTCAATAACTTTTTGGCTGCTTACGGACAATCTGATTTTAAAATGAATGGCTACCTGCAAAATGTTTTTAATTATGCCATCACTAAAACCGGAATTCTAAAAGGTTCTTTTACAGTTTCTGCGCGATATATTAACGTAGATGAATTCATGTCAACTACAGAAACGAACAAATCTGCATCAAAAAATCCTGTTCCTCAAACTGAAACAAAACCTGTTACAACGCACCAGACAGGAGTTATCATAATTCCGGCGAATCTAAATCTGCAGTTAATGACAAATGCACAAAAAGTATATTTTGACAAGCTTAACCTTCAAAATGCAAGAGGAAACTTAAGCATGAAAAATGGCAAACTCAACATGCGAAATACAGGATTTAATTTAATTGGCTGCAATGTCAGCATGAATGGCAGTTATGAATCTGTCACTCCTCAAAAAGCAAATTTTGATTATGCCATTACTGCGTCAGACTTTGATATTAAAAGGGCGTATAATGAAATTGAAGTGTTTAGAAAAATGGCCAGTGCTGCTGAAAAAGCGCAGGGAATTGTTTCTTTGGATTATAAATTAAAAGGTCGCTTAAACGGAAGTATGGAACCTGTTTATTCGTCCTTAGCAGGCGGCGGAACACTTTCTGTAAAAGATGTAAAAATAAGAGGATTGAAAATGTTTAATGCAGTAAGCAAAAAAACAAGCTCTGAAGCCATAAAAAATCCTGATGTTTCCAGAGTTGATATTAAAAGTACAATCAAAAACAACATCATGACTGTTGAACGCTTTAAATTTAAATTTGCCGGATTCAGACCAAGAATTGAAGGGACAACAAGTCTGGACGGGAAACTGAATTTAAAAATGCGTTTAGGACTGCCTCCATTAGGAATATTTGGGATCCCGCTAACTGTTACCGGAACACAGAATAACCCAAAAGTAAAAGTTGGCCGACATACTGAAGACCTGGAAGAAACACAGGATACTGAGTAA
- the cdd gene encoding cytidine deaminase → MKEINITTSFLVFDTLEELPNDIQDLMIQAVEIRKKAYAPYSKFRVGVALLLDNGKIILGSNQENAAYPSGLCAERVAIFHAGSIYPEAKILKMAITAASDLNQTHAPIPPCGSCRQSIAEYEIKQDTPIEIYFMGEIGVIYQSASLKNLLPFMFDKKFL, encoded by the coding sequence ATGAAAGAAATAAATATAACAACCTCATTTTTGGTTTTCGACACCTTAGAAGAATTACCAAATGACATTCAGGATTTAATGATTCAGGCTGTTGAAATCCGAAAGAAAGCCTATGCTCCATACTCTAAGTTCAGAGTTGGTGTAGCGTTATTATTAGATAACGGCAAAATTATTTTAGGATCAAATCAGGAAAATGCTGCCTATCCATCCGGATTATGTGCAGAACGAGTAGCTATTTTTCATGCAGGAAGTATTTATCCCGAAGCTAAAATTTTAAAAATGGCAATTACAGCGGCATCAGATCTGAATCAGACCCATGCTCCTATTCCGCCCTGTGGTTCGTGCCGTCAATCGATTGCAGAATATGAAATTAAACAAGACACCCCTATAGAAATCTATTTTATGGGAGAAATTGGTGTAATTTATCAATCCGCATCCCTCAAAAACCTGCTTCCTTTCATGTTTGATAAAAAGTTCTTGTAA
- a CDS encoding fibrobacter succinogenes major paralogous domain-containing protein — protein MVENLKVTRFNNGDSIKKITTNKDWKKAKQAGYSFYNNDIDLVKDYGFLYNYNCLHDIRRIAPEGWRIPTEEDLKELESFINSNSIGVFLKEKGNAHWLPSNTVGNNATGFTALPGGYRDEEGSFYMLKSNGYYWIKTGSFEFYHWSSRMFQAFADVRRDSVFKRYGFSVKCIKKE, from the coding sequence ATGGTAGAAAACCTTAAAGTCACCCGGTTTAATAATGGAGATTCGATTAAAAAAATCACAACTAATAAAGATTGGAAAAAGGCAAAACAAGCAGGTTATTCTTTTTACAATAATGATATTGATCTTGTGAAAGATTATGGTTTTTTATACAATTACAACTGTTTGCATGATATCCGAAGAATTGCACCAGAAGGCTGGAGAATTCCAACCGAAGAAGATTTAAAGGAACTGGAGTCTTTTATTAATTCCAATTCAATAGGGGTTTTTTTGAAAGAAAAAGGGAATGCACATTGGTTACCGTCTAATACGGTTGGTAACAATGCAACTGGTTTTACTGCTTTACCGGGAGGATACAGAGACGAAGAAGGTTCTTTTTATATGCTGAAATCGAACGGATATTATTGGATTAAAACTGGAAGTTTCGAATTCTATCATTGGAGCTCCAGAATGTTCCAGGCTTTTGCAGATGTAAGAAGAGACAGTGTTTTTAAGCGATATGGTTTTTCTGTTAAATGTATTAAAAAGGAATAG